In one window of Bos mutus isolate GX-2022 chromosome 13, NWIPB_WYAK_1.1, whole genome shotgun sequence DNA:
- the CST11 gene encoding cystatin-11: MMARPWQGPRLLLAIVGALVALSYQSKRKTFILVYEVPVSDPVVVTTTDFLTTDFNKKNKDLYNFRIVRVLKAVKRLTDHLEYQVNLEMRRTTCLKSELTNCSFQEGKLYKKIDCYFSVFVIPWFEKYKVLAQNCTNV; this comes from the exons ATGATGGCCAGACCCTGGCAGGGGCCCCGGCTGCTGCTGGCTATTGTGGGGGCTCTGGTGGCCCTCAGCTATCAATCAAAGCGGAAGACCTTCATTCTTGTCTACGAGGTGCCTGTGTCAGACCCCGTGGTGGTGACCACCACGGACTTTTTGACCACGGACTTCAACAAGAAGAACAAGGACCTGTACAACTTCAGGATCGTGCGTGTCCTGAAGGCTGTGAAGAGG CTGACTGACCACCTGGAGTATCAGGTCAACCTGGAGATGCGGCGGACTACCTGCCTCAAGTCGGAGCTGACCAACTGCTCCTTCCAGGAAGGGAAGCTCTACAAG aaaatcgATTGCTACTTCTCAGTATTTGTTATTCCCTGGTTTGAAAAGTATAAAGTTCTGGCCCAAAACTGCACAAATGTCTAG
- the LOC102269698 gene encoding probable cystatin-15 — protein MFWKLPLLLGLLALGPHVCSWMFEDIGKTGQEFSMCVEFAIHHFNEHQPDENAYKLLWVRRSQHKKFSLTYLMDLHLGRTICKKHDEDIDNCPLQEGPEGKKVNCTFIVDSRPLYTKFTLLNSTCQQM, from the exons ATGTTCTGGAAGCTGCCTCTGCTCCTGGGGCTTCTTGCTCTGGGGCCTCATGTCTGCAGCTGGATGTTTGAGGACATCGGGAAGACAGGGCAAGAGTTCAGCATGTGTGTGGAGTTTGCCATCCACCACTTCAATGAGCACCAACCAGACGAGAATGCATACAAGCTGCTGTGGGTCAGGAGGAGTCAGCACAAG AAGTTCTCTTTGACGTATTTAATGGACCTGCACCTGGGCCGCACAATCTGTAAAAAACACGATGAAGACATCGACAACTGCCCCTTGCAAGAAGGCCCTGAAGGGAAAAAG gtgAACTGCACTTTCATTGTGGACTCAAGGCCCTTATATACGAAGTTTACCCTCCTGAACAGCACCTGCCAGCAGATGTAG
- the CSTL1 gene encoding cystatin-like 1 yields MGAGRWGNPLLLLAALALVLGRHQQWPGFQDSESPRNVNATLTFLLENYNNKSNDSYLFGIDKLLRSQVQLTTGVEYLITVKISRTKCKRNSTKNRSCPIQTKKNLKKSFICDFLVYTLPWMNHYQLWNNSCLDSKHMSKNLPFAGKS; encoded by the exons ATGGGAGCTGGACGCTGGGGgaaccctctgctgctgctggcgGCCCTGGCGCTGGTGCTGGGTCGACATCAACAGTGGCCTGGCTTCCAGGATTCCGAGAGCCCAAGGAATGTGAACGCCACGCTCACCTTCTTATTGGAGaactacaacaacaaaagcaatgaCTCCTACCTGTTCGGCATAGACAAGCTGCTCCGCAGCCAGGTGCAG CTGACGACGGGCGTGGAGTACCTGATTACCGTGAAGATTAGCAGGACCAAGTGCAAGAGGAACAGCACGAAAAACCGCTCGTGCCCCATTCAGACCAAGAAGAATCTGAAGAAG agtttcATTTGCGACTTTTTGGTGTACACTCTACCCTGGATGAACCATTACCAGCTCTGGAACAACTCGTGCCTGGAT AGTAAACACATGAGCAAAAACCTCCCATTTGCCGGAAAGTCCTGA
- the LOC138990518 gene encoding probable cystatin-16, producing MFLKATLLLGLAVLGMHVWAIQMEFVDISKDLDYFVVSVEFAVAWFNSGNTEEQAYKLLEVRRAQQKSWTMIYLMELDLGRTICKKHDEDIDNCPLQESPGERKVNCTFIVDSRPWFTQFTLLNSTCQQM from the exons ATGTTTCTGAAGGCAACTCTGCTTCTGGGGCTTGCTGTCCTGGGCATGCATGTCTGGGCCATTCAAATGGAATTCGTAGACATTAGTAAGGACCTCGATTATTTTGTGGTGTCTGTGGAGTTCGCCGTGGCTTGGTTCAACAGTGGCAATACCGAGGAGCAGGCCTACAAGCTGCTGGAGGTGAGGCGAGCCCAGCAAAAG AGCTGGACAATGATATATTTAATGGAACTGGACCTGGGCCGCACAATTTGTAAGAAACACGACGAAGACATTGACAACTGCCCCCTGCAAGAAAGCCCAGGAGAGAGAAAG gtgaacTGCACTTTCATTGTGGACTCACGGCCCTGGTTTACACAGTTCACCCTCCTGAACAGCACCTGCCAGCAGATGTAG